The DNA segment CAGTAGCCTTTTCAAAGTGTACGAGTCCAAGGGTATAAACCCCAACCAAACCCCTAAAAGGTACAAAGTGTACTAAAATGGTCCAAAATAGGATCCCAGCAGGGATCAGTGCCTCAGCATCCATTCTACCATAATGCATCCACCATACGACTAATGATTAGACTCCAAGGTAACCGTTTAATCCTTTTCCCAGGTGTCAGTTTAGCGAGTGATAATGATATACTTTTGTCTGCCGTAAAGACTTTCAACGTAGCAGCACCACTATCGACTCTTCCAGTCTAGACGCTGCCATGTGGAAGAGTGGTGGCGGCTAAAAAATAAACCCAGTGAAACACAGGAGGTTAGAACAGCAGGAGGCCTCTGCTCCATCGTAACCAGACCGACGTGTTTATTTTCCCGTCAGCGGGCCCCGAGTTGAGGTATGCGCTTAAATGGGTCTGACCCCCGCGGGGGGACCTCGACACCGCGGCTCAGGTTTAAAAGACGGCCCCGTCCCAGGGAGCTCTCAGGGCGGATCCGTGCTCGCAGCGGGGTCGCCGAGGAGGTGTACGGGCCATGGGCGTAAAGCAAACACTGGAGGTGATGAAGAGACTTGTGGAGGGCCAAAAAACaagtcagcttttttttttttctctccaggcCAGAAAATAAAATCCAATGAAGCTGAAGTCGTCTGGAAGTGGCTTTGTGAAATAAAGCCATGGATCACCCACGGAGGCCCTGCGTGATGCATCAACCCATTTACACCTCAGTGTCAAAGATAATATCCAGCGTCACGGTGAGCCTCGGATTTGGGGTTGAAATCCTCATTTGCACTTGGCAGAGATAATAAGGTCTTTCGCTGACAGTGTCAACAAACTTGTTGGTTTTAGCGTTCTTCGCACTTGGTTGGAGGCCAGACAGGTGAGATGTTTTCGCTCTCCGTGGTGCTGAAAAGAAACTCACCTGCCTGATGCCCCATATGCTATGTTTTAATAACATACAGCGAAGGCAAGACgccataaatgtattattagaaTCAATCCACTagcagacacttcattaggtacacatgcacaatTGAATGAAATAAGGGGATTGTGCTTCcatatatggggggggggggggggggggtaaatatacctctcagtatgatgcagttcataaaatactacattttcCAACTTGTCTactctttagaacacacacaataatattaaagcatccatttatattatttatgtatgctgccaggcggcacggcggtcgagtggtttgcacgcagacctcacagctacgagaccagggttcaattccaccctcggccatctctgtgtggagtttgcatgttctccccgtgcatgtgtgggttttctccgggtactccggtttcctcccacattccaaaaacatgctaggttaattggccactccaaattgtccataggtatgaatgtgagtgtgaatggttgtttgtctatatgtgccctgtgattggctggcaaccagtccagggtgtaccccgcctcttgcctgaagacagctgggataggctccagcaaccctcgcgaccctcgtgaggaaaaagcggtagaaaatgaatgaatgaatgaatgaatgctgccaTTTTCGGTAGAGTCAAATAACACTGAATACTTTCTACTTGTAATATCCAGAGGTACAAAATATGCAACGTACCACTACAAAATtcttccacacacaaaaaatgacctctatgtgcatgtgtacctaatattggTCTCAACTGCAGCGTATACAGagatatgactttttaaatgacTTCCATTTCAATAACAAACACGGCTTACTTTGAAGTATTTGAAGTATTTTGCAACTTCTAAGGATGTTTTCTCAAAGTGTTTCAGCATCTCCAGTTGCTATTGTCATCACGTGACACGTGATGTCGCGGTCAAGTGTTCTCCAGTAGGTCCTTCATGAAGGAGATATAGACGATGGCCAGCCGTAGCGTCTCAATACGGGACAATCTCTTCTCATAGGCGAAGGTTGGCACTTTCTTCCTGAGTGCATCGAACGCCTCATTCAGACTAAACATACGCTTCCTTTCCCGCACGTTGGCCGCCTGCCGCTGGACCATCGTGATGATCCTCCTTCGTCTGGACCTGCCCGGGCCGGTGACGAGATGGGCGGATGTCCTGTGCTCCGGGCTCCAGGAGGAGTCACTCTCATTGTGGCTCGATGGACTGTCGTCCACCTGCTCCGTGGCGCACACCGGAGGGAAATGCATCAGGTTGACGTTATTCACAAAATGGATCAAGGTCGAGTCCAATAGGTGACTTTGCATCTGCATTCTGGGTCCAAAGCCGCCGGTCCTGCAATCCTTTAATATGCTCTCTCTATCACCAGCAGCAGGGGAGCATCTCTTACAAGTGAAACCAGCTTTTGTCCGAATCCGGATGGAACACGACAGGGTGAGATCCTCTTTGGCTGAAGTCCAAAGTCCTTTCCTGCTGTTTCAATAAGTGGCCCGCATGCGGCACACAAAACATGTCCACAAGTGGCTTAAAAAAAGGGGCCGAGAAGAACCTCCAGGACCTCTTCTCCAAGTCATGCGATGTCCTCTTGGAGGCCCTTAATGAGCTTCTGAAGAACAGGAGGCTCTTGACAGGAGGGTCATGCAGTCTTATTTGCACTTTCCCTTCTTCTTCACAGGCTAAATAAGCACACTTCTATCACTTAAACACTCCGGGGGAAGACCAAATAGAACATTCCCTAACAGTCACTACACAGCAAAAATCTTTTCTGTTGCAAATTAGAGCAAATAACTGTCAGTTTCCATGGCAGAGGAGAGTCCACAAGGGGCGCTTAGTGTGGATCTGAATCCCCAGAAGACAATACTTGGCTATAAAGACCTCCTAAATGCACACGGTGACTTTGCAAAATGTTTCTTAAAGGGGTCTTGGAATATGAACATATTGGAAAATT comes from the Doryrhamphus excisus isolate RoL2022-K1 chromosome 14, RoL_Dexc_1.0, whole genome shotgun sequence genome and includes:
- the LOC131101963 gene encoding fer3-like protein yields the protein MQMQSHLLDSTLIHFVNNVNLMHFPPVCATEQVDDSPSSHNESDSSWSPEHRTSAHLVTGPGRSRRRRIITMVQRQAANVRERKRMFSLNEAFDALRKKVPTFAYEKRLSRIETLRLAIVYISFMKDLLENT